In Plantibacter sp. PA-3-X8, one DNA window encodes the following:
- a CDS encoding MFS transporter produces the protein MDESRTQATALAEAAAHSAQTPYDDAERSRRMRKVIWAAGAGHFVEWFDFGLYGTLATVISLNFFQQGNTQAALLSAFAVFGAGFVMRPLGGLFWGSLGDRIGRKTVLATVILVTSGATVVMGLLPTFDLIGLWAPILLVIVRLVQGFAAGGESSGATTLLAEYAPSNRRGFVTSFIDVFGFAAFVVGAGLVLLFTSTLGTDALNEWGWRALFFLALPLGLAGLYLRNKLEDTPEFQAIQAKGAVSKSPLRTSLRTSWKALLFCVGFVVIKAVGHWILQTFMPSYLQTDLGYSQPLSYGVTVLGLLAIAILVPFMGLLSDRIGRKPVMIAGCVGFLVLTYPTLMLMSAGNFAAAAVAMVILGVFMAAYDGASSAAMAELFPTSIRYGSMAIAYNLSVAVFGGITPYFATFLIASTGNRFAPAFYVMAAALITLIVVLRARETAKLPLPR, from the coding sequence TCGTCGAATGGTTCGACTTCGGTCTGTACGGCACGCTCGCGACGGTCATCAGCCTCAACTTCTTCCAGCAGGGCAACACGCAGGCGGCCCTCCTGTCCGCGTTCGCGGTGTTCGGCGCCGGCTTCGTGATGCGCCCCCTCGGTGGCCTCTTCTGGGGCTCGCTCGGCGACCGCATCGGGCGCAAGACGGTCCTCGCGACGGTGATCCTCGTGACCTCCGGGGCGACGGTCGTGATGGGTCTGCTACCGACGTTCGACCTCATCGGCCTCTGGGCGCCGATCCTGCTCGTCATCGTGCGGCTCGTGCAGGGCTTCGCCGCCGGCGGCGAGAGCTCCGGCGCCACGACGCTCCTCGCCGAGTACGCCCCGTCCAACCGACGCGGCTTCGTGACGAGCTTCATCGACGTGTTCGGCTTCGCGGCCTTCGTGGTCGGGGCAGGTCTCGTCCTCCTCTTCACCTCCACACTCGGCACGGACGCCCTCAACGAGTGGGGTTGGCGCGCCCTCTTCTTCCTCGCCCTGCCACTCGGCCTCGCCGGCCTCTACCTGCGGAACAAGCTCGAGGACACCCCGGAGTTCCAGGCGATCCAAGCGAAGGGGGCCGTCTCGAAGTCACCGCTGCGCACGTCGTTGCGGACCTCGTGGAAGGCGCTGCTCTTCTGCGTCGGCTTCGTCGTGATCAAGGCGGTCGGCCACTGGATCCTGCAGACCTTCATGCCGTCGTACCTGCAGACCGACCTCGGCTACTCGCAGCCGCTCAGCTACGGGGTCACGGTGCTCGGGCTGCTCGCGATCGCGATCCTCGTACCCTTCATGGGCCTGCTGAGCGACCGCATCGGACGGAAGCCCGTGATGATCGCCGGTTGCGTCGGGTTCCTGGTGTTGACGTATCCGACGCTCATGCTCATGAGTGCGGGCAACTTCGCCGCCGCTGCTGTCGCGATGGTGATCCTCGGCGTCTTCATGGCGGCGTACGACGGTGCGTCGAGTGCTGCGATGGCCGAGCTGTTCCCGACCAGTATCCGTTACGGCTCGATGGCGATCGCGTACAACCTGTCGGTCGCCGTGTTCGGTGGGATCACACCCTACTTCGCGACGTTCCTGATCGCCTCGACGGGCAACCGGTTCGCGCCCGCGTTCTACGTGATGGCGGCGGCGCTCATCACGTTGATCGTCGTGCTGCGGGCCCGCGAGACGGCCAAGCTGCCGCTCCCGCGCTGA
- a CDS encoding GNAT family N-acetyltransferase, translating to MIAALTLPATLTTPGQELLLRRATLADLDALMALLADDPISASRGDQAQESDLPAYERALADLIDDPANEILLVVDAADAVIATMQLTRIPGMARRGSTRLLVEAVRVSSSLRSGGVGTAMMRWVTDIAAPTTGSSIVQLTSDEARVDAHRFYERLGFVGSHRGFKYAVTAVS from the coding sequence ATGATCGCTGCGCTCACGCTCCCCGCCACCCTCACCACGCCAGGACAGGAGCTACTGCTGCGCCGGGCCACCCTCGCCGACCTCGATGCGCTGATGGCGCTCCTCGCAGACGACCCGATCAGCGCGTCCCGTGGTGACCAGGCCCAGGAGAGCGACCTCCCCGCCTACGAGCGTGCGCTCGCGGACCTCATCGACGATCCGGCGAACGAGATCCTGCTGGTCGTCGACGCGGCGGACGCCGTCATCGCGACGATGCAGCTGACCCGCATCCCCGGGATGGCCCGTCGCGGCTCGACACGGCTGCTGGTCGAAGCGGTGCGTGTGTCCTCGAGCCTGCGATCCGGCGGCGTCGGAACGGCCATGATGCGCTGGGTGACGGACATCGCCGCTCCGACGACCGGTTCGTCGATCGTGCAGTTGACCTCCGACGAGGCCCGGGTCGACGCCCACCGCTTCTACGAACGCCTCGGCTTCGTCGGCTCGCACCGCGGCTTCAAGTACGCCGTGACGGCCGTGAGCTGA
- a CDS encoding acetylxylan esterase: MREGRHRDWFGDEVRDGTYGYDLEGLLAVEPVVPPAGFEELWRGWYAAAREVSPDPVLTPIGRQGAHEVFVVEHTVADGLRLRGWLATPADGQARFGMVHGHGYGGRDAPDWSRVPDDAAVIFPIARGQGVFNTGLGAPTPEDGHVLFGIDSVERYALGRCAVDLWHAASALLDVVGPLPLYFVGESFGGGIGALALPWDDRFVGATLVVPSFGQYDVRLRLPCEGSGERVRHHVAEHPEAREVLRFFDASTAAGFVHVPVRVEAALWDGHVPPPGQFAVANALEDLELSVLPAGHTEYPGLEAVLEESYAATRAHALRSVARAVDGSTIER; the protein is encoded by the coding sequence ATGCGTGAGGGACGACATCGGGACTGGTTCGGCGACGAGGTGCGCGACGGCACCTACGGCTACGACCTCGAGGGGCTCCTGGCGGTCGAACCGGTCGTGCCGCCGGCTGGATTCGAGGAGCTGTGGCGCGGGTGGTACGCGGCGGCACGCGAGGTGTCCCCGGATCCGGTCCTGACCCCGATCGGCCGGCAGGGTGCGCACGAGGTCTTCGTCGTCGAGCACACGGTCGCCGACGGCCTCCGCCTGCGTGGATGGCTCGCGACGCCGGCGGACGGGCAGGCGCGCTTCGGGATGGTGCACGGGCACGGCTACGGCGGACGGGACGCACCAGATTGGTCCCGCGTCCCGGACGACGCCGCCGTCATCTTCCCGATCGCCCGCGGTCAGGGCGTCTTCAACACCGGACTCGGGGCACCGACGCCGGAGGACGGACACGTCCTGTTCGGCATCGACAGCGTCGAGCGGTACGCGCTCGGCCGCTGTGCCGTCGACCTCTGGCACGCGGCGTCGGCGCTGCTCGACGTCGTCGGACCGCTCCCGCTCTACTTCGTCGGTGAGAGCTTCGGCGGTGGGATCGGCGCGCTCGCCCTGCCGTGGGACGACCGCTTCGTCGGAGCGACGCTCGTGGTGCCGAGCTTCGGTCAGTACGACGTGCGCCTGCGCCTGCCGTGCGAGGGGAGCGGGGAGCGGGTGCGACACCACGTCGCCGAGCACCCCGAGGCGCGCGAGGTTCTGCGGTTCTTCGACGCGTCGACGGCCGCGGGGTTCGTCCACGTGCCGGTGCGGGTGGAGGCCGCGCTCTGGGACGGACACGTGCCACCACCCGGGCAGTTCGCCGTAGCCAACGCGCTCGAGGACCTCGAGCTGAGTGTCCTCCCCGCCGGGCACACCGAGTACCCGGGGCTCGAAGCCGTGCTGGAGGAGTCGTACGCGGCGACGAGGGCGCACGCACTCCGGTCGGTCGCGCGGGCGGTGGACGGATCGACGATCGAGAGGTGA